The DNA segment GTAGTGATTTGGATAGGTTCTAGATCAATTCAAATATCAATTTTCAgaactatttaataaaataaaaatctggaTATACATCGGTTCGAAtagttttgaccaaaaaaaaagatcggTTCGAATATTTAGTACCCGGTAAAAACCTAAACCAATGATAGGTCGAATCAAATGCACAATATATCAAAACCTTGGCTTCCGTTGCAAGTAAGTCGCAAAAAGGAAGCTGTCTATCTATGGCTCACTGCAACAAAATGGATCCTTCCCAATGAGGGGCATAAACAAACCACGAGGTTCAGTTTTCTTATGAATCTAAATAGAGAACACCGTACGTTGAACTTAAATGTACTACTCGTATTTGGTTCATTGTATAAGGTGCATGAGTTCTCAACTTTATACAAATACATTATGTACGAGAGTGATCATCCATTAACTCACTTGTACAAGAACCCatggatcaaaaaaaaaactttatggCAAATGTCTCTAAACACACCCACGTGCTTTGGCTTTTAATTTGACAGCGCGTGGGTAGTTCATGTCTTATCTCTGTTGATTACGTGGGTTTGGTGGTTTAACCAGATATACTGAGATTGAGAGTACTGAACCGGGACCTATAGTGAACCGGCACATTTATTCAGATTTTCGAATCGGATTTGGGTCGGTTCTTTTAGGTCTTGATGGTTAAATGAAATACTGAGATTGAATCATGTGTACTAAACCGGAACTTCTAGTGAACCAAGGTGTAGGTACGGTATTTGAATCTTCGGGTTAAAATTCATAAACCTGAAAATCTGAAATCCGATTGGCCCTATTTTCGGGTTAGATCTGGATCTATTTAAGATCATGTAGTGATTTGGATAGGTTCTAGATCAATTCAAATATCAATTTTCAgaactatttaataaaataaaaatctggaTATACATCGGTTCGAAtagttttgaccaaaaaaaaagatcggTTCGAATATTTAGTACCCGGTAAAAACCTAAACCAATGATAGGTCGAATCAAATGCACAATATATCAAAACCTTGGCTTCCGTTGCAAGTAAGTCGCAAAAAGGAAGCTGTCTATCTATGGCTCACTGCAACAAAATGGATCCTTCCCAATGAGGGGCATAAACAAACCACGAGGTTCAGTTTTCTTATGAATCTAAATAGAGAACACCGTACGTTGAACTTAAATGTACTACTCGTATTTGGTTCATTGTATAAGGTGCATGAGTTCTCAACTTTATACAAATACATTATGTACGAGAGTGATCATCCATTAACTCACTTGTACAAGAACCCatggatcaaaaaaaaaaactttatggCAAATGTCTCTAAACACACCCACGTGCTTTGGCTTTTAATTTGACAGCGCGTGGGTAGTTCATGTCTTATCTCTGTTGATTACGTGGGTTTGGTGGTTTAACCAGATATACTGAGATTGAGAGTACTGAACCGGGACCTATAGTGAACCGGCACATTTATTCAGATTTTCGAATCGGATTTGGGTCGGTTCTTTTAGGTCTTGATGGTTAAATGAAATACTGAGATTGAATCATGTGTACTAAACCGGAACTTCTAGTGAACCAAGGTGTAGGTACGGTATTTGAATCTTCGGGTTAAAATTCATAAACCTGAAAATCTGAAATCCGATTGGCCCTATTTTCGGGTTAGATCTGGATCTATTTAAGATCATGTAGTGATTTGGATAGGTTCTAGATCAATTCAAATATCAATTTTCAgaactatttaataaaataaaaatctggaTATACATCGGTTCGAAtagttttgaccaaaaaaaaagatcggTTCGAATATTTAGTACCCGGTAAAAACCTAAACCAATGATAGGTCGAATCAAATGCACAATATATCAAAACCTTGGCTTCCGTTGCAAGTAAGTCGCAAAAAGGAAGCTGTCTATCTATGGCTCACTGCAACAAAATGGATCCTTCCCAATGAGGGGCATAAACAAACCACGAGGTTCAGTTTTCTTATGAATCTAAATAGAGAACACCGTACGTTGAACTTAAATGTACTACTCGTATTTGGTTCATTGTATAAGGTGCATGAGTTCTCAACTTTATACAAATACATTATGTACGAGAGTGATCATCCATTAACTCACTTGTACAAGAACCCatggatcaaaaaaaaaaactttatggCAAATGTCTCTAAACAACGCGGAAGGAAGTAGCTATCTTCTTCAGATCCTTGTAGTATCTCTTCCATTGAAGCCCTGTAGCATCAAAAcataaaccaaaatttatttataatttaatatataaaacaatgaaaattgattgtagaaaacATACAAGAGAGAGATATTGACTCACCGTTTCCGGTGACACTGAACAAGTAAAGACGGTTTCCGGCAGCGGTTGCAGTGATGAGTACATGAGGTGGCTCTAGCTCGAACTGGTAATAGAGTCTACCATCGTGTTCCGCTACATTTGAACTCAACACTTTCCCTTCAACGTTTTCTCCAATAACTTCTGGTCCAAAGGCGTTGATCACCTTCGCTGGTGTTCCAATATTCTCAATCTTCACGTTGTCCCCAAGGTCTGTCAAAACCAATTTAATTGAACCAATAATAATCATTACAAATGAAATGTTAGACtgataatgaaatattttaatggGAGAGAGTGCTCTTACTATCTGCAAATCTTAGAACGGGAGCGACAATTACAGACAAGCGGCCTTCTTTAGGACTAGCAAATCTCAAGTCAATCTCAGTTCCACCAAGATCAGCTATCGATACAGGTACCTATAGattataataataacaaataagAAGAGTCTAGAGTGAGGAGCTTCTCGGAGAATCGACTCGTCTGACCAATACttgatttatagtttaaatgaatagttgacaaaaaaaaaaacagaaccgaGTGACCAAACCTCGTTCCAATCTTGAGGAACAGAGAAGGCGTAAGGGATAATAGGACTCCAACCAACGCCATGCCCTCCTGACTTCTCGTCTGGTCTACGGTATGTTCTCCAACCTGTCCTGAGAGCATTCCAATTACATTTTCACCCCCTCACAAAACTCAAACAACAAAAGTCTTAAAGCCTAAACATTTGTGAATCCATAAAtatcttctttttaaaaaaaaatcagtgacTATCTATTTACATGcaaaatgtaaattataatttacaagcaaaaaaaaaacagagagacaaGAACCTTCGTCATCGGGTTCGGACAGACCGGGAACTCTCCCGGCGAGCAGACCTTGTTTCACGACAGCTAATCCTTCCCCTGGAAACGCTAAAGACGTCGAAGAGGCCAGTGAGAGTCCAGAAACAGTCGCTAGTAATGATCTTCTACTCAAAACCTTAGGAGACCACTCGTCTTCAGATCCTCCAGGAATCTCATTGTTGACTCTGTGATGAGCGGCGATTTTCTTGTGGTGTGGATGAGGATGACAGGAGAAACTAACGCGGAAGCGAAGCAGGGCCGTCTCCATTCTTTACTACTCTGTTTCGAACTCGCGATACCTGAGAAATGGCGTTTGATCAAAACAGTGTGTGGCTGCTATTCTGTTGTGATTGATACTAATAGTTTATTAGCCTCACACGTGTCACTGCCGTGTCATTTTGAAGCgcgcacacacacacaaagataagtgatttaaaaaaaaaaaaaaaaagtaaaacgaTTCTTATTAGTATGTTTTAATTTCATCCTACATATATTCTGGTGATAAGATTTTTTATATTGCAAGTTCACATACATACATAAACGAATCTATTTAAATGAGAATTATTTGATTGATCATTCATATACTTCAAACTCACAAGTGTTTTAGCAATAAGCAACCAAAGCTAATGGTGAATCCTAGCTATATAGAGCAGTTGTGGATATAAATGTTGAAGTTTGTAGAAGCGGATAAATTACTgtgattttaaatgttattaaaattgttattacttatttttcatttcttacaTATCCAAATGTAGCAGCAGCGGATCCAGATgttgaattttataaaaatggataaataattatgattttacatttttctttttgataaaccAACGTTGAGTTGGTCTAGTGGTAAAGGGATTGCGGCTGTAAATTCCGCCACTTGGGTTCAACTCACGGTGGAAAAGACTATTTACAATGTTTGGGTTCCCGGCAAAGAGGTGAAAACAcctttttgttattaattttttgtttacatgTTTTTATACATCGTTTTATTTACTGATTCTGATCCAACATTCTCAGGataacttttgttttaatatataaacaaatatgaACTTTCGTTAATGGAGACTAATTTGTGGCATTGCATATGCGTCTGACCTCTCCTTTAACACCAGTCTTCACCCCAATGGCACCCATCTTTACCATAGCTTCAGCAAAATCCGCAGCAAAATTAGCCTCCGAACTCTCGTTGCTTGCCAAATACGACTCAATAATATTCTTCATGTCATTATCTTGGTACAGTACAGAATCCGATTTGATAACTCCTTTGCCATCTCTGATGTTCCTAAATATTTGCTCGTCGAACACAAACTGGCTTTCCCAATCCAACGGAATCCTTACATTAACATCGCCACCTTTTGGACACTTTGATCTCAACACTTGAAAAAATTCTGGACTTATCGTTGAATCTTGAGCATCCAAACGTGACATGATAAAGAAACATGCTGTAGTACCGATAGTATGTGCACCTTTAAACATAAGTAACATTTTGGTTAACAAGTggtatttatatttaatcaaGTTATTGAGTTTAGGATAAATTAATTACCAGCACTAAGAAGAACAAAATCTTTATCTGAAAGCCCCTTTTCTctgaattttgattttaaaatgtttatggaATCTTCAACATCTGGCAAGTTAGCAGCGTTACTCTTATCTGATGTCAGGCCATCTCTTCGACCTGTTGGAACCTCGTAAAAAGGTCCTTTTGCCTATtatttgcccaaaaaaaaaataacatgaaTACAGTAATAAAAAGGTCCTTttgcttatttttctttttggtcgGAACTATTATAGTGTTACCGCAACGACAGCGTTTCTAGCAGCAAGAGCAACGATGTCAGCACAAGACACAACGCCTGGACACAAACGTTCAAGCTCTGATTTGGCATTATCTATAACATCGAAACCACCCACACCAGCGTTACCCGGAGCAAACCTCTCGTCATCATTTACTTCGTGTTTGATAAGAATAGACCCATCACAACCCTCCAACATATAACCAAATCAATTTATGTCGGTAAACTCGGAAAAAATCATCATGAAGATtagtgaaaatatatattttttgcatTGAGATTCATTTGAACCATACCTCAACAAAGCAATCATGGAAGTGGAGACGGAGTAAGACAGCAGCATTTCTAGGGTCCTTGGTCACTGCTTGTTTAACAACGTCACCGACGATGGATTCTGCGGATGGACATGTTTCTGAGTAGAACCCAAACTGGAGTTGTTGTGCCTCTGAAAAACTGAATAGATCATGAGCAGAAAACAAAACTAGAAAGATTCCAATAATGATCATTCTCGAACTAAATGAATGCTTCGATATACTCTCTCGTACTCCACGgctcattttttgttttatattgatCATTTAAGTTTAAGGTAAGTTGGAAAGTTTTATTTGTTTCGTCGATATTTATATGCATGGAGGAtattaaatacaataaatatatcTTTCAATAGTTTCGACTTTATGTCATTCATTGCATTTGTGTAGCTGTTACTGCGTAAAATGCTTACGTAAAGGTGACAAAACTTGCATTCAGATTTTGTAAAAAGTATTCTAGTAATTTGATAGTaacatttaaacaaaatattattaaaatgttCAACAAAGTAACTTTGTTCCAGTTTTAGTAAATAATGAGTTCTTGTTCCACCAGAAGCCATACCAAagaatattaaatcaaattattttactttatttagaccgtctttttcttataaaatagaCAAAATATTGTAGCTCAAGcagtaaattaattaaaatcaagtATATTTGTTTGGaagtagagaaaaaaaattaaagagataTATGTTGGAATCCGTCGTATAATAACGTGGCGAGCATTAACGTTAGAAAACTGGATGCGGCAACAAATTAAAGAGATATATATTGGAATCCATCGTAACGTCTTTTGTTTTCTCTGCAAATTGTCAAACGTGAATATCTTAAAAGCTCAACCAAATAACCGCAAATGGCAACAAATTTTAGAAATGCGACAAGTTCGAAGTATTATTCTTGTGTAGACGACTCTCTCACTCAAAAGGAAGGCTAGAAGGTTTCATCCATACATGGTTAGTTTTTCGTCACGTGAGGATAATTTGTTATAGCCGCACGGGGAAGTCGGGTTGTTTGCTATAACAGCGAAGGATGTTGCATTCTATGGATGATGTATCGTCTTCTTTCTTTGAGTTTGTAAAACAGAAGAGTGCCAAAGAGGAGATAAAAACAGTTATAATATTTCTCTAGCTAAATTCATCAGGAGACTGTAAGTTAGGTAGTAGTCTAGTGTTTAGACTTTAGATGTGAGAAAGATAAATACGCCGCTACATATATGATCTTGTTTCAAATAGATTAAAATTTCTTGAAAATAATTGCATCCTTTTGTGCGTTATACTATATCACAAGATGACAATGTCTCAAGTCTTTGAACTGGAAACATTAATTTGGGAGATTGCATATTTTCCTTGAATTTgctgatgattttttttaaacgctTCAAAATgcttacatttttataacttttctttttacAGCAAGAACATTCTATATTTTAATGACGAACATGTTATttgttacttcttttttttgttcaaaatgtttttttttcttttgtaacaaAACAAGTACTACTAGACAAGTGATGGAAATATTAATTGGGCTAACAAATATTTTCTTCCTAAGTCCTGGAGACCAAACCTTAATGTCTGATCAGAATATActtaaatttaaagtatatatgatttGTTTAAGCCACACATAAAACCATTTATTAAATCGAAGATCATATATTGTATAACCCCCAAAAAACATGACTTTCATGCAAATTTGAAGAATATGCTTAAACTCAAATGAATCAAGAACATATGAAGTTAGATTTCTACGTATCTAAATATCTATCATATGTATGTACTTTGTCAATGTACATATGCATATACATTGATTGACAAGACGGAATATGTAACCGTGTTTGGAACGAAAAATACATAGGTTGGTGGAAAATGACCCAATGcaacaaaaattaagaaacgaACAAAATGATGAATTGATGGCACGCGAAGAGAAGAGAGTTAGACTTATGTTATGTCACTTTCTTTTGATATTCACACTCCCTACCTCTCCCTCTCTCAGTGACTAGACCAGACACGTTTTAGTTCTTGCCCCCTGATCTCAGACCAGTTTTTCACTGACTTTCCaaaatatcaatttatatattttattactaaaaataatagagcatgtaatttataatttggaAATGAACCCATCATTTCTCGCACTTGAATTTGATATGATTTTATAACCTACCCATAATCCCACACTATATTTTCCCTTTTCCTCGATCCCATGCGCTTACTCTTAGTCTTCGTTTCCATCATCATTGTtcgttttaatatatatttatttaagacATCATATTCCACGGTGTGTTTCATTTGTATATGTGTGTGTAAGTGTGTTCTAATACTGCAAAAAGAGCGAGAAAGACAACTTCACTCGAGAGTCGAGAAAGGCAAATTGCTTATTCTGAGTTTCTTTGTCTGGTTTATGTGTGTGCTTATATAAACATTCAAGATAATAAGAGACTTTACTGTCATTGCCGTTGGAAACTATAATCATAGATGAacgttattttataatatatccTACAGGGATCCTGTCTACATGTTAATTAGTATATAGTaattaagatagatgtttaggTTAGACATATAGGACGGAATCAATAATCCTGAACTTTTGTGTAGCCTTTCTTCATTgacaaaatatttgtttgtctttaataataagaaaaaggTTACGTATGACTTTGttcttaaatttttgaaaaggaCAATATCTTTTAAGCTTTAAAGCAAAAGGCTAACACCGTATAGTCTCCACCCATGGCGCTAATATCATTGATCTTAGATTCTAAGAGGATCTCCTTCTTTTCCTTTATGCACACATTctattgcatatatatatacggtgtgtaaatatatatatatatatgtagatgtGTGTAAATGTATGTGATTATTATACTAACAATGTAATTAGCATTATGCAGGCCAATTTCTTATCATCCAAGTTGACACATGTAAAtttcgttgttgttgttgtcacaGAATTGACATCCGTAGAGTTAACAAAAGTTAATCTTATTTTGATAGAATAAGACTATGCTTCGTTACCAATTACTTGATTTGTCTCCTGAATCATTGATGTctccatttatttttatttaaaaatacgcGTCTCATGATAATATTGTTATTGGGTGTACCAGAATGAAATGTAGGAATGTATATAGAGGGTTAACTACATCAAACAAGTTGCATAAGACAAATATATGACTCATTATAGTGAATATCATGTTAGGTGGCTTTACCGGTTTACTTTTCATTTTCGTCCATTAATTTGTGGTAGATTTTGACTTAAACAGCAGTTTagttttctattataaaatacaCCAGACAACAAGTTTTTATCGTAagcaagagaagaaaacaaaagagttaGGGAGATAATTTGGGTGAAAGCCTATTTCGACAAAGCATATTTAATTTCTTTCGATGTCCCAATAAAACTTTGAAACttattttagtttgtttataaaaaatgaCGATGATAATCTTCATCTGTAATTAACTACATTTTCTTTTTGTCGATGATATATAGTTTCAATGGCTGTAAATGGCCCTTCTGGTCCTCATtgtaaaatataccaaatctaACAAACTTAATCATGAGTACGAGTAAAAAACAACAAAGTTAGGTAGCTAATAAAGGTGAAAAGCTTACTTAGTCAAAACAGTGAACACCAGTATATGAGtatacaaaatgaaaaaattgaaaattttctttgGTTACCAATTTTGCAAATATTgttgaagaaaataaatcatGCCACAATTAAATAAACATGTATTTTGACTGCATTTATAAAACACTACCCAAAATTTTAAGTTACTTGATCTCCGAATCTATGCATATATAAGGTAAATTAAAGTAGAGATGAGAGATTATGAGAACTGTGGCTTttcaaatgaaaattttgaaaattaaatgaaacactttttttttacatgacTCTTTATAactagtttaattttttacatataattaaaatgttaacaacatagataagctattataaacataatagtattttattaataagaAACTTGTAAAATATCTCAGCTTTGGAAATGCTCTAAAATGAttggtaaaaaatatttttgataactcttaaataatataataatatatagtaataattagttaaatttgatttcaaaatagGATTAGATCATAAATCTCAGATGGCTTAAGGAcatctccaaacccactctatttttcactctaaaatagagtttagagttaaaatgctccaatgatactttatttttcactttataatagagtaaaaaataggtttactccaTATATAGagtaacttattttttttttgttcatcactctattttctactctaaaataaagtacaattagagtaaaaaataaaataagtcattggagatggtctaacacACGACTAAAAAAATGTATTGTAAAACTTTTTATGAAGTTaccctaaaatatttttaagaagttATAACACCATGAAAACGAGAATGTCAGCACATTAATTATGATGGATACGCAGATAATGGAACAAGCTAGGGGTAACCTCGTCAACAAGTCCCTATATAACCCAACACAAATTTGCACATACCTCAACCAAACTACACATCTAAACTAACCAGAAAGAGGAAGAATCAGAGCAAAGAAGATGATCACGGGAAGTGAATTCTACAAAGTGATGTGTGCAATGGCACCACTCTACTTCGCCATGTTCGTTGCCTACGGTTCTGTCAAGTGGTGGAAGATCTTCACGGCGGAGCAATGCTCTGGAATCAACCGTTTTGTCTCGGTTTTCGCCGTCCCTATTCTCTCTTTCCACTTCATCTCACAAAACAACCCTTACAAAATGGACATGATGTTCATCATCGCTGACACTTTGTCTAAAGTCATGGTCTTCGTTTTGCTCTCGCTATGGGCCATTCTCTTCAAGTCTGGTGGTCTCGATTGGCTCATCACTCTCTTCTCCGTCGCCACGCTCCCTAACACTCTCGTTATGGGCATCCCTTTGCTTCAAGCCATGTACGGAGAGTACACTCAAAACCTCATGGTCCAACTCGTTGTCCTTCAATGCATCATTTGGTACGTTATTcgattttattatatttttgacaaaaacgTTATTCAATTTTATAGATGTTTATTTATGGATTTATATAATTGACTAAAAACAATCAGAATCAAATGAATTTATAGTTATTATGTGGTATTTTAATTAAGCCAACTTATAGCATAtagtttatttgattaattagcTGAATTATTTATAACCTATGATactaaatgtaaatatatttattttgtctgTAGGTATACTCTACTACTCTTCCTCTTTGAACTACGTGCGGCCAGGTTGCTTATCCGAACCGAGTTTCCGGGTCAAGCAGCCGGGGCAATCGCTAGGATCCAAGTGGACGATGACGTCATCTCCTTAGACGGCATGGACCCTCTCCGTACAGAAACTGAAACCGATATAAACGGTCGGGTCAGGCTGAGGATCCGACGGTCCATATCATCCGTACCCGACTCCGTTGTCTCTTCCTCTCTATGCCTAACCCCTCGAGCCTCGAATCTTTCTAACGCCGAGATTTTCTCCGTCAACACTCCTAACCGTTTCTTTAACGGCGGAGGAGGAAGTGGTGCACTTCAGTTTTATAACGGTAATAACGAGATCATGTTTTGTAACGGTGATCTAGGCGGTTTCGGTTTTACCCGACCCGGGTGTGGTGTTAGCCCTAGGAGACTATCGGGTTATGCTTCTTCAGATGCTTACTCGTTGCAGCCGACGCCACGTGCCTCGAACTTCAACGAGCTTGACGTTAACGGAGCCGGTACGCCGGTTTGGATGAAGTCTCCTGTCGCCGGGAGAATATACCGGCATACAGCGTCGCCAAAGATGACATGGGAGTCAGGGCAGAGACATGTAGCCAAGGATACTATCAATGGTACGTTTTCTTTGAAAGATGTGTGGTTAAGCACTGACACGATGCCGTTTAGTCGTTTTCCTTTTGCTTTTTTTCGTATCTTAAATGATTTATTTCCTATTTTTTGTTAGTTTgtcttttgttttataaaatttgacgAATAGAAAAAACCTTGGGAGGCTACGTAAAATACAGCTTTTTCAGATTAAAACTTGCTTAGCTTGTGTCACTTTTATCGTACAAATCCCAAGGAATATAAATCATactaattgaaaaataattaattaatttcacttgatttaataatttagtgtgcatattttgaattttgttagCATTATCATTTATCTCGTGTTTTAGAGCTTTAAGATTCTATTGAAACAACATGATGAAGCATGCTAATAAAGCGGACCCCTTGTACCACCCGCAAGCTTACTATAATCAATAAAAATCACATATCACATATATGGTGAACAAGATGTTGACTTTTTGTATTCACAATTATTTTGATCTCACAAgtcaatcttttttttctgagaAAGAAAGATGCTATCATATTCCTTCAGCACGTGTGTAATCATCAGTGAAACCGACGCatgatttttatatactttCCTATTTAATTTagtatatgtttttttggtaaaaaaatttagtatatGATATTAGTACATCCCACAACCAGGAGTAACATGACTACTTATTAGTGTATGCATTTGCTGACGTGTATAGATGATTATGTATCAATTCCAGAGAAGGAGATCAGCTTCAGAGACGCACTTAGGGCTGCACCACCGCCTACGGCAGCCGGTGTTGCTTGTTCCATGGAGGAAGGAGCCGCCGGAAAAGAAACAGCTCCGGTTGCTCCTATTGGCAGGCAAGAAATGCCAAGTGCCGCTTTGATGGTGCGGCTCATACTAACTGTCGTAGGGCGCAAGCTTTCTCGAAACCCCAACACCTATTCTAGCATAATAGGTCTTGTCTGGTCACTTATATCCTTCAGGTTAGTAATCAATTCCTTAAAATCCGTCTATAATCATATATCCGTAGTTAAATTTAACTTTTTGTAATTGTTGATGAGCAGATGGAATATAGCGTTGCCAGATATTGTTGCGTTTTCGATAAAGATAATATCAGATGCAGGTCTTGGAATGGCCATGTTTAGTTTAGGTATGATAATTTTCTTATTCTACGTgatagctaagctacatacagtctttttgtttttttttttttttttgtttaaacagtctttttgttttaaaacatacaaatacatagttaaaaattcaaatttacagGTCTATTCATGGCGTTACAGCCGAAG comes from the Brassica napus cultivar Da-Ae chromosome A7, Da-Ae, whole genome shotgun sequence genome and includes:
- the LOC106354631 gene encoding psbP domain-containing protein 4, chloroplastic, giving the protein METALLRFRVSFSCHPHPHHKKIAAHHRVNNEIPGGSEDEWSPKVLSRRSLLATVSGLSLASSTSLAFPGEGLAVVKQGLLAGRVPGLSEPDDEGWRTYRRPDEKSGGHGVGWSPIIPYAFSVPQDWNEVPVSIADLGGTEIDLRFASPKEGRLSVIVAPVLRFADNLGDNVKIENIGTPAKVINAFGPEVIGENVEGKVLSSNVAEHDGRLYYQFELEPPHVLITATAAGNRLYLFSVTGNGLQWKRYYKDLKKIATSFRVV
- the LOC106357356 gene encoding peroxidase 13, whose translation is MINIKQKMSRGVRESISKHSFSSRMIIIGIFLVLFSAHDLFSFSEAQQLQFGFYSETCPSAESIVGDVVKQAVTKDPRNAAVLLRLHFHDCFVEGCDGSILIKHEVNDDERFAPGNAGVGGFDVIDNAKSELERLCPGVVSCADIVALAARNAVVAAKGPFYEVPTGRRDGLTSDKSNAANLPDVEDSINILKSKFREKGLSDKDFVLLSAGAHTIGTTACFFIMSRLDAQDSTISPEFFQVLRSKCPKGGDVNVRIPLDWESQFVFDEQIFRNIRDGKGVIKSDSVLYQDNDMKNIIESYLASNESSEANFAADFAEAMVKMGAIGVKTGVKGEVRRICNATN
- the LOC106354630 gene encoding auxin efflux carrier component 6 — its product is MITGSEFYKVMCAMAPLYFAMFVAYGSVKWWKIFTAEQCSGINRFVSVFAVPILSFHFISQNNPYKMDMMFIIADTLSKVMVFVLLSLWAILFKSGGLDWLITLFSVATLPNTLVMGIPLLQAMYGEYTQNLMVQLVVLQCIIWYTLLLFLFELRAARLLIRTEFPGQAAGAIARIQVDDDVISLDGMDPLRTETETDINGRVRLRIRRSISSVPDSVVSSSLCLTPRASNLSNAEIFSVNTPNRFFNGGGGSGALQFYNGNNEIMFCNGDLGGFGFTRPGCGVSPRRLSGYASSDAYSLQPTPRASNFNELDVNGAGTPVWMKSPVAGRIYRHTASPKMTWESGQRHVAKDTINEKEISFRDALRAAPPPTAAGVACSMEEGAAGKETAPVAPIGRQEMPSAALMVRLILTVVGRKLSRNPNTYSSIIGLVWSLISFRWNIALPDIVAFSIKIISDAGLGMAMFSLGLFMALQPKMITCGVKKATVGMLIRFILGPAFMAAASVIVGLKGSRLHAAIVQAALPQGIVPFVFAREYGLHPDLLSTLVIFGMIVSLPVTILYYVLLGL